The Lycium barbarum isolate Lr01 chromosome 9, ASM1917538v2, whole genome shotgun sequence genome has a segment encoding these proteins:
- the LOC132609584 gene encoding mediator of RNA polymerase II transcription subunit 28-like: MADRHPVDQQQNEPQMNSPASRDDMIAYVMALEAALLPCLPARELQAIDRSAHPYHQIDVERHGRDFMEAAKKLQLNLIGLQREDLPTRPEMLRKEIEKMEEELEAKTELIAKQERLIQGWKKEMKDQLDKHIMELERV; encoded by the exons ATGGCTGACAGACATCCTGTTGATCAACAGCAAAATGAACCACAGATGAATTCTCCTGCTTCAAGGGATGACATGATTGCCTATGTGATGGCATTAGAAGCTGCCTTACTACCCTGTTTGCCAGCACGAGAACTCCAGGCAATAGACCGTTCAGCACATCCATATCATCAGA TTGATGTTGAGAGACATGGCAGAGATTTCATGGAGGCTGCCAAAAAACTTCAACTTAATTTGATAGGGTTGCAACGTGAAGATCTACCTACAAGGCCCGAGATGCTTCGGAAG GAGATAGAGAAGATGGAAGAAGAGTTGGAAGCAAAAACTGAGCTCATAGCTAAACAAGAGAGATTGATCCAAGGATGGAAGAAGGAAATGAAGGACCAACTAGATAAACACATCATGGAGTTAGAGAGGGTGTAA
- the LOC132609585 gene encoding phytochrome-interacting ankyrin-repeat protein 2-like → MEEEQMGSIRRLRRMRSTAGDRDTDDRGWTPLHIVARKGDLKQVRRLLNEGMDANVIAGGPKSFGMTPLHLAAKGGHVRVMDELLERGADIDARAKGACAWTPLHHAAKEKKKKAIKFLIRNGAFLPDDISDTRFNPPLHYCPGLEWAYEEMKLLQLESSSSGEASYSSEN, encoded by the exons ATGGAGGAGGAACAGATGGGTTCGATTAGGCGGTTAAGAAGAATGCGTTCGACTGCTGGTGATCGTGATACGGATGATCGTGGTTGGACTCCACTTCATATTGTTGCTCGGAAAGGTGACCTCAAACAG GTCAGAAGACTTCTGAATGAAGGCATGGATGCAAATGTTATTGCAGGGGGGCCTAAATCATTTGGTATGACCCCACTCCATCTTGCTGCTAAGGGAGGTCACGTGCGAGTTATGGATGAATTGCTTGAGAGAGGTGCTGATATCGATGCTCGAGCCAAGGGTGCCTGTGCAT GGACCCCTCTCCACCATGCAGctaaagagaaaaagaagaaagcaATTAAATTCTTGATTAGAAATGGTGCATTTTTGCCAGATGACATTTCTGACACCAGGTTCAATCCACCACTCCACTATTGTCCCGGTCTTGAATGGGCTTATGAGGAAATGAAGCTGCTTCAGCTAGAGAGTTCATCATCTGGCGAGGCCTCCTACAGCTCAGAAAACTGA